The following proteins are encoded in a genomic region of Schistocerca serialis cubense isolate TAMUIC-IGC-003099 chromosome 9, iqSchSeri2.2, whole genome shotgun sequence:
- the LOC126419711 gene encoding bromodomain-containing protein 4-like — translation MIQEKLEQLRRDRDARAKELARRREQDGPTTSANSSSDDCRTKSHNPTEQHNAMDYQDESSDSDAPFQEVRRRRKGTKRRKAEENTPMQTEQRAVPTTNYYAPLQQQDPAMEDQHQPQPNDTNTQDATAPPPPKPRIPPKAIHAYQLRPPPSKEPQQPPQPSFAATPKDFPSLRTPWTAGSSLFQTPTQQQPTRPKNTARQRLHDLRQQQQQQRSTDNALGLSDIIAALSNMGSIINLLKTKNVFAILADTARKFNDAPDLLSKLLTLLEGIMAFFTD, via the exons ATGATTCAAGAGAAACTGGAACAACTCCGCCGCGACCGCGACGCACGAGCAAAGGAACTCGCAAGACGGCGGGAGCAGGACGGCCCAACCACCAGTGCCAACTCATCTTCTGACGACTGCCGAACGAAGAGTCACAATCCGACGGAACAACACAATGCCATGGACTATCAGGACGAATCCAGCGACTCTGATGCACCATTCCAGGAAGTCAGACGCCGCCGGAAAGGCACCAAACGCAGGAAAGCCGAAGAAAATACCCCCATGCAGACGGAACAACGAGCTGTACCCACCACCAACTACTACGCACCACTACAGCAACAGGACCCAGCAATGGAAGACCAACACCAGCCTCAGCCTAACGACACAAATACTCAGGACGCCACAGCTCCGCCGCCGCCGAAACCGAGAATACCACCT AAGGCGATACACGCCTACCAACTGCGACCTCCACCATCCAAGGAGCCCCAACAACCACCACAGCCGTCGTTTGCGGCGACTCCGAAGGACTTCCCATCTCTCCGAACACCCTGGACGGCTGGATCGTCGTTATTTCAAACACCAACCCAGCAACAACCAACTCGACCGAAAAACACGGCGCGCCAACGACTGCACGATCTTcgccagcaacaacagcagcaacgatCCACGGACAACGCCCTCGGACTGTCCGATATCATCGCCGCGCTATCTAACATGGGCTCCATCATCAACTTACTAAAAACGAAGAACGTCTTTGCCATCTTAGCAGATACAGCTCGCAAATTCAACGACGCACCGGATCTGTTATCCAAACTACTCACTCTACTGGAAGGAATCATGGCCTTTTTCACCGACTAA